The Agromyces hippuratus genome has a window encoding:
- a CDS encoding xylulokinase — protein sequence MTDSTSPRHPDDARTAILDGRTSLGIEFGSTRIKACLVGEDPTEVLAVGGHEWENRFEGRVWTYSLADVWSGLQAAYADLVADARRRHGVVPQRFGAVGISAMMHGYLAFDADDELLVPFRTWRNTSTGPAAAELSYRFGRNIPLRWSIAHLHQAILDGESHVPDLRFVTTLAGYVHWRLTGRKVLGVGDASGMFPIGSTTGDYDAGLVATYDALVTDRAPGLRLAELLPEVLRAGEDAGTLTTAGAALLDPSGALRPGARFCPPEGDAGTGMVATNSVAPRTGNVSAGTSIFAMVVLERPLAHAHHELDLVTTPAGDSVAMVHCNNGASELAAWVGLFSEFAVAARAPVGTDAAYDALFRSALEGEADAGGLLAYNHLAGEPIAGLSEGRPLIVRTPDSRLTLANFMRAQLYGVFGTLALGMSVLAGEGVELDRMYAHGGIFRTAGIAQRFLAGALDAPVTVGATASEGGAWGIAVLASYLSASGDQDLGTYLRDRVFAGAAFDTVDPVPDDVAGFAVFLDRYRAGLAAEAAAVEAL from the coding sequence GGCGGCCACGAATGGGAGAACCGGTTCGAGGGTCGCGTCTGGACCTACTCGCTGGCCGACGTGTGGTCGGGGCTGCAGGCGGCGTACGCCGATCTCGTCGCCGACGCGCGCCGACGTCATGGCGTGGTGCCGCAGCGGTTCGGCGCCGTCGGCATCTCGGCGATGATGCACGGTTACCTCGCCTTCGACGCGGATGACGAGCTGCTCGTGCCGTTCCGCACGTGGCGCAACACCTCGACCGGCCCGGCCGCGGCCGAACTCAGCTATCGGTTCGGCCGCAACATCCCGCTGCGGTGGTCGATCGCCCACCTCCATCAGGCGATCCTCGATGGGGAGTCGCACGTTCCCGACCTCCGGTTCGTCACGACCCTCGCGGGCTATGTGCACTGGCGACTGACCGGACGCAAGGTGCTCGGCGTCGGCGATGCGTCGGGGATGTTCCCCATCGGCTCGACGACGGGCGACTACGACGCGGGGCTCGTCGCCACGTACGACGCCCTCGTGACCGATCGCGCGCCCGGACTCCGCCTCGCCGAGCTGCTGCCAGAGGTGCTCCGGGCGGGGGAGGACGCCGGCACGCTCACCACGGCGGGGGCCGCGCTGCTCGATCCGTCGGGCGCGCTGCGGCCGGGCGCCAGGTTCTGCCCGCCCGAAGGCGACGCCGGCACCGGCATGGTCGCCACGAACTCGGTCGCGCCCCGCACCGGCAACGTCAGCGCGGGCACGTCGATCTTCGCGATGGTCGTGCTCGAACGCCCGCTCGCGCACGCGCACCACGAGCTCGACCTCGTGACCACCCCGGCGGGCGACTCGGTCGCGATGGTGCACTGCAACAACGGCGCCAGCGAGCTCGCGGCCTGGGTCGGCTTGTTCTCCGAGTTCGCCGTCGCGGCCCGAGCACCGGTCGGCACGGATGCCGCATACGATGCGCTCTTCCGTTCGGCTCTCGAGGGCGAGGCCGATGCGGGCGGCCTGCTCGCCTACAACCACCTCGCGGGTGAGCCCATCGCGGGCCTGTCGGAAGGTCGCCCGCTCATCGTGCGCACGCCCGACAGTCGACTGACCCTCGCGAACTTCATGCGCGCACAGCTCTACGGGGTCTTCGGCACCCTGGCGCTCGGCATGAGCGTGCTCGCCGGGGAGGGCGTCGAACTCGACCGGATGTACGCGCACGGCGGCATCTTCCGAACCGCGGGCATCGCGCAGCGCTTCCTCGCCGGAGCGCTCGATGCGCCCGTCACCGTCGGCGCGACCGCGTCGGAGGGCGGGGCATGGGGCATCGCCGTGCTCGCGTCCTACCTGTCGGCGTCCGGCGACCAGGATCTCGGCACCTACCTGCGGGATCGCGTGTTCGCCGGCGCCGCGTTCGACACCGTCGACCCGGTGCCCGACGACGTCGCGGGCTTCGCGGTCTTCCTCGACCGCTATCGGGCCGGCCTGGCAGCAGAGGCCGCTGCCGTCGAAGCGCTCTGA
- a CDS encoding sugar ABC transporter ATP-binding protein → MERLVTQASVAAPVIEMQGISITFPGVKALDGVDFRMFPGEVHSLMGENGAGKSTLIKALTGVYGIDAGTITLAGEQVSFSGPAQAQASGISTVYQEVNLLPNLSVAENIMLGREPRRFGSIDWRAMRRRAAALLAGLNLDLDPNSLLGDHSLAVQQLVAIARAIDVQAKVLILDEPTSSLDADEVAELFRVIRSLKEQGVAILFVSHFLDQVYEICDRLTVLRNGSLVGEYLVEELLRIDLVQKMIGKELTTLDDLEQRARSAVVDESDAAIFVNAEGLGRRGAINPADLPIAAGEVVGLAGLLGSGRTELARLLGGIDRADQGELAIRGKVTKLRTPRQAISNRIAYSSENRRDEGVVGDLTVRDNIVLALQADRGWFRPIPAKRRDELTQSYIQALNIRPGNPDALVRNLSGGNQQKVLLARWLAIAPRLLILDEPTRGIDIGAKAEIQKLVFNLAENGMSVLFISAELEEVLRLSHRIVVLRDRHVVADLENDGLTVDSLLALIAEGSSDDEVPDAAGGVPIAVPAVPSADRPHDPAASDADPNPTDPTGDPR, encoded by the coding sequence ATGGAGAGACTCGTGACCCAGGCATCCGTCGCCGCGCCCGTCATCGAGATGCAGGGCATCTCGATCACCTTCCCGGGCGTGAAGGCGCTCGACGGCGTCGACTTCCGCATGTTCCCCGGCGAGGTGCACTCGCTCATGGGCGAGAACGGCGCGGGCAAGTCCACGCTCATCAAGGCCCTCACGGGCGTCTACGGCATCGACGCTGGCACCATCACCCTCGCGGGCGAGCAGGTCTCGTTCAGCGGCCCCGCCCAGGCGCAGGCGTCGGGCATCTCCACGGTGTACCAGGAGGTCAACCTCCTCCCCAACCTGTCGGTGGCCGAGAACATCATGCTCGGGCGTGAGCCGCGTCGGTTCGGCTCGATCGACTGGCGGGCGATGCGCCGCCGTGCCGCCGCGCTGCTCGCGGGCCTCAACCTCGACCTCGACCCGAATTCGCTCCTCGGCGACCACTCGCTCGCGGTGCAGCAGCTCGTGGCGATCGCGCGTGCGATCGACGTGCAGGCGAAGGTGCTCATCCTCGACGAGCCCACGTCGAGCCTCGACGCCGACGAGGTGGCCGAGCTGTTCCGCGTCATCCGCTCGCTCAAGGAGCAGGGCGTCGCGATCCTGTTCGTCTCGCACTTCCTCGACCAGGTCTACGAGATCTGCGACCGCCTCACCGTGCTGCGCAACGGGTCCCTCGTGGGGGAGTACCTCGTCGAGGAACTGCTGCGCATCGACCTGGTGCAGAAGATGATCGGCAAGGAGCTGACGACCCTCGACGACCTCGAGCAGCGTGCGCGCTCGGCGGTCGTCGACGAGTCCGATGCCGCGATCTTCGTGAACGCCGAGGGCCTCGGGCGCCGCGGGGCGATCAACCCGGCCGACCTTCCCATCGCAGCCGGCGAGGTCGTGGGCCTCGCGGGCCTGCTCGGCTCCGGCCGCACCGAGCTCGCCCGGCTGCTCGGCGGCATCGACCGCGCCGACCAGGGCGAACTCGCGATCCGCGGCAAGGTCACGAAGCTCCGCACGCCGCGGCAGGCGATCTCGAACCGCATCGCCTACTCGTCCGAGAACCGCCGCGACGAGGGCGTCGTCGGCGACCTCACGGTGCGCGACAACATCGTGCTCGCGCTGCAGGCCGACCGCGGGTGGTTCCGGCCCATCCCCGCGAAGCGGCGCGACGAGCTCACGCAGAGCTACATCCAGGCGCTCAACATCCGCCCGGGCAACCCCGACGCCCTCGTACGCAACCTCTCGGGCGGCAACCAGCAGAAGGTGCTCCTCGCACGGTGGCTCGCCATCGCACCCCGGCTCCTCATCCTCGACGAGCCGACGCGCGGCATCGACATCGGGGCCAAGGCCGAGATCCAGAAGCTCGTCTTCAACCTCGCCGAGAACGGCATGAGCGTGCTCTTCATCTCGGCCGAGCTCGAAGAGGTGCTGCGCCTCAGCCACCGCATCGTCGTGCTGAGGGACCGCCACGTCGTGGCCGATCTCGAGAACGACGGGCTCACCGTCGACTCGCTCCTCGCGCTCATCGCCGAGGGGTCGAGCGACGACGAGGTTCCGGATGCCGCGGGCGGCGTGCCGATCGCCGTGCCCGCCGTGCCCAGCGCCGACCGACCCCATGACCCTGCGGCATCCGATGCCGACCCGAACCCCACCGACCCCACAGGAGATCCCCGATGA
- the araA gene encoding L-arabinose isomerase, with product MTRTPLTTSLDGYEVWFLTGSQHLYGPETLAQVAEQSRRVVETLAAASAVPVRLVWKPVLTDSDAIRRTALEANAADHVIGLVAWMHTFSPAKMWIAGIEALQKPLAHLHTQANVELPWGEIDFDFMNLNQAAHGDREFGYIQTRLGVPRKTIVGHASDPRVQAELGTWQRAAAGLAASRSLRLARFGDNMRYVAVTEGDKTEAELRFGVQVNTWGVNELAAAVAAASDADVDALVAEYDELYEVVPELRAGGERHQSLRDGAAIELGLRSFLEEGGFGAFTTSFEDLGELKQLPGLAVQRLMAEGYGFGAEGDWKTAILVRVANVMGAGLPGGASLMEDYTYDMTPGDELILGAHMLEVSPSLTTSKPTLEIHPLGIGGKDDPVRLVFTADPGPAVVVALSDMRDRFRLTANVVENVELRHPLPKLPVGRAVWKPAPDFHTSAAAWLTAGAAHHTVMSTAVGVEVFRDFAEMAKAELLVIDGETTLPGFQREVRWNQAYYRLAQGL from the coding sequence ATGACCCGCACCCCCCTGACCACCTCGCTCGACGGCTACGAGGTCTGGTTCCTCACCGGCAGCCAGCACCTCTACGGGCCCGAGACGCTCGCGCAGGTCGCCGAGCAGTCCCGGCGGGTGGTGGAGACGCTCGCTGCGGCATCCGCCGTGCCCGTGAGGCTCGTGTGGAAGCCCGTGCTCACCGACTCCGACGCGATCCGGCGCACGGCCCTCGAAGCGAACGCGGCCGACCACGTGATCGGTCTCGTCGCGTGGATGCACACGTTCAGTCCCGCGAAGATGTGGATCGCGGGCATCGAAGCGCTGCAGAAGCCGCTCGCGCACCTGCACACCCAGGCGAACGTCGAGCTGCCATGGGGCGAGATCGACTTCGACTTCATGAACCTCAATCAGGCCGCGCACGGTGATCGCGAGTTCGGGTACATCCAGACCCGCCTCGGCGTGCCGCGCAAGACGATCGTCGGCCACGCGAGCGACCCGCGCGTGCAGGCCGAGCTCGGCACGTGGCAGAGGGCAGCGGCCGGCCTCGCGGCATCCCGCAGCCTGAGACTCGCCCGCTTCGGTGACAACATGCGCTACGTGGCAGTGACCGAGGGCGACAAGACCGAGGCCGAGCTGCGCTTCGGCGTGCAGGTCAACACGTGGGGCGTCAACGAGCTCGCGGCGGCGGTGGCCGCGGCATCCGATGCCGACGTCGACGCGCTCGTCGCCGAGTACGACGAGCTGTACGAGGTCGTTCCCGAGCTGCGCGCGGGCGGCGAACGCCACCAGTCGCTGCGCGACGGTGCGGCGATCGAGCTGGGCCTCCGCTCGTTCCTCGAGGAGGGCGGCTTCGGTGCCTTCACCACGAGCTTCGAAGACCTCGGCGAGCTGAAGCAGCTGCCCGGCCTCGCCGTGCAGCGGCTCATGGCCGAGGGCTACGGCTTCGGCGCCGAGGGCGACTGGAAGACCGCCATCCTCGTGCGCGTGGCGAACGTCATGGGCGCCGGGCTGCCAGGCGGCGCCTCGCTCATGGAGGACTACACCTACGACATGACGCCCGGCGACGAGCTCATCCTCGGCGCCCACATGCTCGAGGTCTCGCCGTCGCTCACGACGTCGAAGCCGACGCTCGAGATCCACCCGCTCGGCATCGGCGGAAAAGACGACCCCGTGCGTCTCGTCTTCACGGCCGACCCCGGCCCCGCGGTCGTCGTCGCGCTGAGCGACATGCGCGACCGGTTCCGCCTCACGGCCAACGTCGTCGAGAACGTCGAGCTGCGGCATCCGCTGCCGAAGCTGCCGGTCGGGCGCGCCGTGTGGAAGCCGGCCCCCGACTTCCACACGAGTGCCGCGGCCTGGCTGACGGCGGGCGCCGCGCACCACACCGTCATGTCGACCGCCGTCGGGGTCGAGGTGTTCCGCGACTTCGCCGAGATGGCGAAGGCCGAGCTGCTCGTCATCGACGGCGAGACGACGCTGCCCGGGTTCCAGCGCGAAGTACGCTGGAACCAGGCCTACTACCGCTTGGCGCAGGGTCTCTGA
- a CDS encoding ABC transporter substrate-binding protein has translation MKKLIGIAAAASLALVLAGCAGGDGGTGAAEGPKALDELVVGFAQVGAESGWRTANTKDIQASFEEAGIELKFSDAQQKQENQIKAIRSYIQQGVDYIAFSPVVETGWDAVLNEAKAAGIPVVLTDRAVDSEDTSLYVSFLGSDFIEEGKKAGLWVLDQYKDSTEKVNIVQLEGTTGAAPAIDRAEGFADVIRQNPNLEVVESQTGDFTRAGGKQVMEAMLKSNPDIDLVYAHNDDMGLGAIEAIEAAGLVPGEDIKIVTVDAVKDGMQALADGKINFIVECSPLLGNQLVEIITTLNDGGTVEPRIITEETTFDQEQAIEALPDRQY, from the coding sequence ATGAAGAAGCTGATCGGCATCGCCGCAGCGGCATCCCTCGCTCTCGTACTCGCCGGTTGCGCGGGCGGCGACGGCGGCACCGGCGCGGCCGAGGGCCCCAAGGCGCTCGACGAACTCGTCGTCGGCTTCGCGCAGGTCGGCGCCGAATCGGGCTGGCGCACCGCCAACACCAAGGACATCCAGGCGTCGTTCGAAGAAGCCGGCATCGAACTCAAGTTCTCCGATGCGCAGCAGAAGCAGGAGAACCAGATCAAGGCGATCCGGTCGTACATCCAGCAGGGTGTCGACTACATCGCGTTCTCGCCCGTCGTCGAGACCGGCTGGGACGCGGTGCTGAACGAGGCCAAGGCCGCGGGCATCCCCGTGGTCCTCACCGACCGCGCCGTCGACAGCGAGGACACGTCGCTCTACGTCTCGTTCCTCGGATCCGACTTCATCGAGGAGGGCAAGAAGGCCGGCCTCTGGGTGCTCGACCAGTACAAGGACAGCACCGAGAAGGTCAACATCGTGCAGCTCGAGGGCACGACGGGCGCCGCACCGGCGATCGACCGCGCAGAGGGCTTCGCCGACGTGATCCGCCAGAACCCGAACCTCGAGGTCGTGGAGAGCCAGACCGGCGACTTCACCCGCGCGGGTGGCAAGCAGGTCATGGAGGCGATGCTGAAGTCCAACCCCGACATCGACCTCGTGTACGCGCACAACGACGACATGGGCCTCGGCGCGATCGAGGCGATCGAGGCCGCCGGCCTCGTGCCCGGTGAGGACATCAAGATCGTCACGGTCGACGCAGTGAAGGACGGCATGCAGGCGCTCGCCGACGGCAAGATCAACTTCATCGTGGAGTGCTCGCCGCTGCTCGGCAACCAGCTCGTCGAGATCATCACGACCCTCAACGACGGCGGCACGGTGGAGCCGCGCATCATCACCGAGGAGACGACGTTCGACCAGGAGCAGGCCATCGAGGCGCTGCCCGACCGTCAGTACTGA
- a CDS encoding ABC transporter permease translates to MSALLARLVASRLFWPIVMLLVLFTINLIAFPGFFAVTLRDGHLFGSLIDILRNGAPTLIIAVGMTLVIATRGIDLSVGAVAAISGAVACSIILGSPEPASPATVAVAVTVALIISLVLGMWNGFLVAVLGIQPIIATLILMTAGRGVAMLITEGQIITVNSPPFKALGSGFWFGIPIAVIIAAVVFGIAALVTRRTALGMFIESVGINPEASRQAGVRARGLLFVVYTFSALCAAIAGLILTANTAAADANNTGLFIELDAILAVVIGGTSLAGGRYSLVGTLVGALVIQTLVTTVYTVGIPPIATMVFKAAVVTIVCLLQSPTTNEALGDFRRRLAMRAGTGVAAS, encoded by the coding sequence ATGAGCGCACTGCTCGCCAGGCTCGTCGCGAGCCGGCTGTTCTGGCCGATCGTGATGCTGCTCGTGCTCTTCACGATCAACCTGATCGCGTTCCCCGGATTCTTCGCGGTGACGCTGCGCGACGGCCACCTGTTCGGCAGCCTGATCGACATCCTCCGCAACGGCGCGCCGACGCTGATCATCGCCGTCGGCATGACGCTCGTGATCGCGACGCGGGGCATCGACCTCTCGGTCGGCGCCGTCGCCGCCATCTCAGGTGCGGTCGCCTGCTCGATCATCCTCGGCTCGCCCGAACCCGCGAGCCCGGCGACCGTCGCCGTCGCCGTGACGGTCGCGCTGATCATCTCGCTCGTGCTCGGCATGTGGAACGGGTTCCTCGTCGCGGTGCTCGGCATCCAGCCGATCATCGCCACGCTCATCCTCATGACCGCCGGTCGGGGCGTCGCGATGCTCATCACCGAGGGGCAGATCATCACGGTGAACAGTCCGCCGTTCAAGGCGTTGGGCTCGGGGTTCTGGTTCGGCATCCCCATCGCGGTGATCATCGCGGCCGTCGTCTTCGGCATCGCGGCGCTCGTCACCCGGCGCACCGCGCTCGGCATGTTCATCGAATCGGTCGGCATCAACCCCGAGGCGAGCCGCCAGGCCGGGGTGCGTGCGCGCGGGCTGCTCTTCGTCGTCTACACGTTCAGCGCCTTGTGCGCCGCGATCGCGGGCCTCATCCTCACGGCGAACACGGCTGCGGCCGACGCCAACAACACGGGCCTGTTCATCGAGCTCGACGCGATCCTCGCGGTCGTGATCGGCGGCACCTCCCTCGCCGGCGGTCGCTACTCGCTCGTCGGCACCCTCGTCGGCGCCCTCGTGATCCAGACGCTCGTGACGACCGTGTATACGGTCGGCATCCCGCCGATCGCGACGATGGTGTTCAAGGCGGCGGTCGTGACGATCGTGTGCCTGCTCCAGTCGCCGACCACGAACGAGGCGTTGGGCGACTTCCGACGAAGACTGGCCATGCGCGCAGGCACGGGGGTGGCGGCGTCATGA
- a CDS encoding LacI family DNA-binding transcriptional regulator, whose product MGGHASRDDEATSARGGDAPVGDVHSGAGTGVPTMFDVARRAGVSHQTVSRVLNDLSGVAASTKVRVEQAIAELNYTPSPAARAMANRRSGVIGLIQAGRPDYGPSNAALGFNEAAREAGYTVSQASMRSLDADVLRQAVHRLVLQRVEAIVLISGEREGVAVLGGIDAGVPLVVVASEPAPALHRVSMDQYEGARLATGHLIGLGHREIRHLAGPAESMDAAERRRGWADVMREHGLATPEPIEGDWLAASGYAAGLRLAGDREATAVFSANDQMSIGLLHAYREAGVRVPDDVSVIGFDDVPEAAHFAPPLTTVRQDFDALGRDVVATLLEVLRGGADAVDRTARVPELVVRASTAPRARR is encoded by the coding sequence ATGGGCGGGCACGCATCGCGCGACGACGAGGCGACGAGCGCGCGCGGCGGGGATGCACCCGTCGGTGATGTGCACAGTGGTGCCGGCACGGGAGTGCCGACGATGTTCGACGTCGCGCGTCGCGCCGGAGTCTCGCACCAGACCGTGTCGCGAGTGCTCAACGATCTGAGCGGGGTCGCGGCGTCGACCAAGGTCCGCGTCGAGCAGGCCATCGCCGAACTCAACTACACGCCGTCTCCCGCGGCGCGCGCGATGGCGAACCGGCGGTCGGGCGTCATCGGCCTGATCCAGGCCGGTCGGCCCGACTACGGTCCGTCGAACGCCGCCCTCGGTTTCAACGAGGCCGCCCGCGAGGCCGGCTACACCGTCAGCCAGGCGAGCATGCGCTCGCTCGACGCCGACGTGCTGCGCCAGGCGGTGCATCGCCTGGTGCTGCAGCGAGTTGAGGCGATCGTGCTCATCTCGGGCGAGCGCGAGGGCGTCGCGGTGCTCGGCGGCATCGACGCGGGCGTGCCGCTCGTCGTCGTCGCGTCGGAACCCGCACCCGCGTTGCACCGCGTCTCGATGGACCAGTACGAGGGCGCCCGTCTCGCGACGGGCCACCTCATCGGTCTCGGCCACCGGGAGATCCGGCATCTCGCCGGACCGGCCGAGTCGATGGATGCCGCCGAGCGACGTCGCGGGTGGGCCGACGTCATGCGCGAACACGGGCTCGCGACGCCCGAGCCGATCGAGGGCGACTGGCTCGCGGCATCCGGCTACGCTGCGGGCCTCCGCCTCGCCGGCGATCGCGAGGCGACCGCCGTCTTCAGCGCCAACGACCAGATGTCGATCGGCCTGCTGCACGCCTATCGGGAGGCAGGCGTTCGCGTGCCCGACGACGTGAGCGTCATCGGGTTCGACGACGTGCCAGAAGCCGCGCACTTCGCGCCGCCGCTCACCACCGTGCGTCAGGACTTCGACGCCCTCGGACGTGACGTCGTCGCGACCCTGCTCGAGGTGCTCCGGGGCGGGGCGGATGCCGTGGACCGCACGGCACGCGTGCCGGAGCTCGTCGTGCGGGCGAGCACGGCGCCGCGGGCGCGCCGCTGA